One segment of Geomonas ferrireducens DNA contains the following:
- the pdxA gene encoding 4-hydroxythreonine-4-phosphate dehydrogenase PdxA, whose protein sequence is MGDPSGIGPEIIAATLADPSVNALCRPLVLGDRGAMARGIAVAGVDLAIVSAPDLIPPAAAAPGTLYLRELSALKADQMEYGRPTPAGGDACYRYICEAARLCMEGTAAAMATAPINKESLNSAGHHFPGHTELLAELTGGHEVVMMLAGERLRVTLVTIHEALSRVPELVTFERILSTIRITNASLSRWFCRTPRLAVLALNPHCGEGGMFGDEESRIIAPAIAQARAEGIDATGPLSADTLFHFAAQGGYDAVVCMYHDQGLIPLKLLHFDDGVNVTLGLPIIRTSVDHGTAYDLAGTGRASAASMKAALTMAAGMAQTVREI, encoded by the coding sequence ATGGGGGACCCGAGCGGCATCGGGCCTGAGATCATCGCCGCCACGCTTGCCGACCCCTCCGTCAACGCGCTCTGCCGCCCGCTGGTTCTGGGTGACCGTGGCGCCATGGCGCGCGGCATCGCCGTCGCCGGCGTCGACTTAGCTATCGTCTCCGCCCCGGACCTCATCCCTCCCGCGGCAGCGGCACCGGGGACGCTCTACCTGCGCGAGCTTTCCGCCCTCAAAGCGGACCAGATGGAGTACGGCCGTCCCACCCCTGCCGGGGGAGACGCCTGCTACCGCTACATCTGCGAGGCGGCGCGCCTTTGCATGGAAGGGACCGCGGCGGCCATGGCGACCGCCCCCATCAACAAGGAGTCGCTGAACAGCGCGGGGCACCACTTCCCCGGTCACACCGAGCTTCTCGCCGAGTTGACCGGCGGGCACGAGGTGGTGATGATGCTCGCCGGCGAACGCCTGCGCGTCACCCTGGTCACCATCCACGAGGCGCTCTCCCGCGTCCCGGAGCTCGTCACCTTCGAGCGCATCCTCTCCACCATCAGGATCACCAACGCTTCGCTCTCCCGCTGGTTCTGCAGGACGCCGCGCCTCGCCGTCCTTGCGCTCAACCCGCACTGCGGCGAGGGGGGGATGTTCGGCGACGAGGAAAGCCGCATCATCGCTCCAGCCATCGCGCAGGCCAGGGCGGAAGGGATCGACGCGACCGGACCGCTCTCCGCCGACACCCTTTTCCACTTCGCCGCGCAGGGAGGGTACGACGCAGTGGTCTGCATGTACCACGACCAGGGGCTCATCCCGCTCAAGCTGCTCCACTTCGATGACGGGGTGAACGTCACCCTGGGGCTTCCCATCATCCGCACCTCGGTGGACCACGGCACCGCCTACGACCTGGCCGGGACCGGCCGCGCGAGCGCCGCCAGCATGAAGGCCGCCCTCACCATGGCGGCTGGGATGGCGCAGACGGTCCGGGAAATCTGA
- a CDS encoding glycine zipper family protein, with the protein MRKVAAMMIAMMLFSGCTHYKSQYVSFRPPEAYVNHMEQSGVSLGGEAYATADSAEQAFGFDIKGAGLLPVMLVMDNKSGKTLELMAGQTFLVDEGGNYWPMVTNKVAFDRLESSTQFASFFGKGAGKGALLGAAAGTVLGAALGIVSGKSVAGSLGKGAAIGAAGGAVIGGTQEGTSNERENRISDDLRSKGLEGRPIPADSLSNGFIFFPGEAPSAKELRLQWRERETGQVQKLILPLNVRK; encoded by the coding sequence ATGAGAAAAGTAGCCGCCATGATGATCGCGATGATGCTCTTTTCCGGATGCACCCATTACAAGAGCCAGTACGTCTCCTTCCGTCCCCCCGAGGCGTACGTGAACCACATGGAGCAGAGCGGCGTCTCCCTCGGAGGCGAGGCGTACGCGACCGCGGACTCCGCAGAGCAGGCCTTCGGTTTCGACATCAAGGGTGCGGGGCTTTTGCCGGTCATGCTCGTCATGGACAACAAAAGCGGCAAGACTCTGGAGCTCATGGCAGGGCAGACCTTCCTGGTGGACGAGGGGGGGAACTACTGGCCCATGGTCACCAACAAGGTTGCCTTCGACCGGCTGGAAAGCTCGACCCAGTTCGCCTCCTTCTTCGGCAAGGGTGCCGGAAAGGGCGCCCTCCTCGGCGCCGCCGCGGGTACCGTGCTTGGTGCCGCACTCGGCATCGTCTCCGGCAAGAGCGTGGCGGGGAGCCTCGGCAAGGGTGCCGCAATCGGTGCGGCGGGCGGCGCCGTCATCGGCGGCACCCAGGAGGGGACCTCCAACGAGCGTGAGAACCGGATCTCGGACGACCTGAGGAGCAAGGGGCTGGAGGGGCGGCCCATACCCGCAGACAGCCTTTCCAACGGCTTCATCTTCTTCCCGGGGGAGGCCCCGAGCGCGAAGGAGTTGAGGCTGCAGTGGCGCGAGCGTGAGACCGGGCAAGTGCAGAAGCTGATCCTGCCGCTCAACGTGCGCAAGTAG
- a CDS encoding ATP-dependent helicase, whose product MKLLHNLNPPQKEAVQHGEGPLLVLAGAGSGKTRVIVHRIAYLIHERGVPPWQILAVTFTNKAAGEMRERIRHMLGDGETPLVSTFHSTCARFLRNDIKSLGYDPNFAIYDDKDCERLLKDCAAELNLDEKRYPVKLLGSSIDEFKNQGMSPFDVPADSPYQATLARVYRCYQERLKRCNAVDFGDLLLLTVQLFEEHPEVLEKYLKRYRWIMVDEYQDTNPVQYRLVQLLAGERQNLCVVGDDDQSIYGWRGADIRNILEFEKDFPNVKVVKLEQNYRSTKNILDGAWHVVQKNRGRKPKRLWTDNPEGESIVYRTLPNEWEEARLVCREIERFLSEGGDLSEVAVFYRTNAQSRVIEDAMVAASVPYHMVGGVRFYARLEVKDILAYLKVLDNPADDVSLKRIINTPPRGIGNTTVQRIADFANEKGIPFHDAMLEGAYGPLLPAAAKGKVAAFVNEMEGYKAHSEKLPLSELTAAVINDSGYYARLKSLPRDEGQDRIENLQELVTAMQVYETGPGEKGLADFLEQVALVSDLEHEGDGKKASATLMTLHSAKGLEFQLVFMIGMEEKLFPHARALENPEQMEEERRLCYVGMTRAKKRLFLLNVRRRHIFGQEQMNAPARFIADIPKELLDGGDLWQRSEPSRDFTSSSHNLASLFEDEMEPEVADNEVRMVPEDGEDGIWVGMKVRHAQFGPGTIRKIEGEGDNQKVIVWFNSLGGPKKLLVRFAGLERA is encoded by the coding sequence TGGTCCTTGCGGGCGCGGGCTCCGGCAAGACCCGCGTCATCGTGCACCGCATCGCCTACCTGATCCACGAGCGGGGCGTTCCCCCCTGGCAGATCCTGGCCGTCACCTTCACCAACAAGGCCGCAGGCGAGATGCGCGAGCGCATCCGGCACATGCTGGGCGACGGCGAGACGCCGCTCGTCTCCACCTTCCATTCCACCTGCGCCCGGTTTCTCAGAAACGACATCAAAAGTCTCGGCTACGACCCGAACTTCGCCATCTACGACGACAAGGACTGCGAGCGCCTCCTTAAGGACTGCGCGGCCGAACTGAACCTGGACGAGAAGCGCTATCCGGTGAAGCTTCTGGGAAGCTCCATCGACGAGTTCAAGAACCAGGGGATGTCCCCCTTCGACGTTCCGGCCGATTCCCCCTACCAGGCGACGCTCGCCCGGGTGTACCGCTGCTACCAGGAGCGCCTGAAGCGCTGCAACGCGGTCGACTTCGGCGACCTGCTGCTCCTTACCGTGCAGCTTTTCGAGGAGCACCCGGAGGTGCTGGAAAAGTACCTGAAGCGCTACCGCTGGATCATGGTGGACGAGTACCAGGATACGAACCCGGTGCAGTACCGCCTGGTGCAGCTCCTTGCCGGGGAGAGGCAGAACCTCTGCGTCGTCGGGGATGACGATCAGTCCATCTACGGCTGGCGCGGCGCCGACATCCGCAACATCCTCGAGTTCGAGAAGGATTTCCCGAACGTCAAGGTGGTGAAGCTGGAGCAGAACTACCGTTCCACGAAGAACATCCTGGACGGCGCCTGGCACGTGGTGCAGAAGAACCGGGGCAGAAAGCCCAAAAGGCTTTGGACCGACAACCCGGAAGGGGAGTCGATCGTCTACCGCACCCTCCCGAACGAGTGGGAAGAGGCGCGCCTCGTCTGCCGCGAGATCGAGCGCTTCCTCTCCGAAGGTGGAGATCTCTCCGAGGTCGCCGTCTTCTACCGCACCAACGCCCAGTCCCGCGTCATCGAGGACGCCATGGTGGCGGCGAGCGTCCCCTACCACATGGTCGGCGGCGTCCGTTTCTACGCGCGCCTCGAGGTGAAGGACATCCTTGCCTACCTGAAGGTGCTCGACAACCCCGCCGACGACGTCTCGTTGAAGCGCATCATCAACACCCCGCCGCGCGGCATCGGCAACACCACGGTGCAAAGAATCGCCGACTTCGCCAACGAAAAGGGGATACCGTTCCACGACGCCATGCTGGAGGGGGCCTACGGGCCGCTGCTGCCGGCCGCTGCCAAGGGGAAGGTCGCCGCTTTCGTGAACGAGATGGAGGGTTACAAGGCCCACTCCGAGAAGCTCCCGCTCTCCGAGCTCACCGCCGCCGTCATCAACGATTCCGGATACTACGCGCGCCTGAAGAGCCTTCCCCGCGACGAGGGGCAGGACCGCATCGAGAACCTGCAGGAGCTCGTGACCGCCATGCAGGTCTACGAGACCGGGCCGGGGGAGAAGGGGCTCGCCGACTTCCTGGAGCAGGTGGCGTTGGTCAGCGACCTCGAGCACGAGGGGGACGGCAAGAAGGCATCGGCTACGCTCATGACGCTGCACTCGGCCAAGGGGCTCGAGTTCCAGCTCGTCTTCATGATCGGCATGGAGGAGAAGCTCTTCCCCCACGCGCGCGCCCTTGAGAATCCGGAGCAGATGGAGGAGGAGAGAAGGCTCTGCTACGTCGGGATGACCCGGGCGAAAAAGCGCCTGTTCCTTCTGAACGTGCGCCGGCGCCACATCTTCGGCCAGGAGCAGATGAACGCGCCGGCCCGCTTCATCGCGGACATCCCGAAGGAGCTCCTGGACGGGGGCGACCTCTGGCAGCGTTCCGAGCCCTCGCGCGACTTCACTTCCTCCTCGCACAACCTGGCCTCCCTCTTCGAGGACGAGATGGAGCCGGAGGTGGCGGACAACGAGGTGCGCATGGTCCCGGAAGACGGGGAGGACGGCATCTGGGTCGGGATGAAGGTGCGCCACGCCCAGTTCGGTCCGGGCACCATCCGGAAGATCGAGGGGGAAGGGGACAACCAGAAGGTGATCGTCTGGTTCAACTCGCTCGGCGGGCCGAAGAAGCTCCTCGTGCGCTTCGCCGGGCTTGAGCGAGCCTGA